A window of Formosa sp. Hel1_31_208 contains these coding sequences:
- a CDS encoding choice-of-anchor L domain-containing protein, producing the protein MKKFILIIALILSCSWVNAQITSYPYLEDFESGDGGWLADNTNGGTWALGAPAAGVINSADSGSNAWVTNLTGNYNNNDDSFVVSPVFDLTSLAAPSIELSVWWNSEFSWDGMVLQSSIDSGASWQNVGAFGDPNNWYTDNTIAGNPGGQQEGWTGRAGSGSGGWVVARHALTGLAGESNVILRVAFGSDGSVQDEGVAFDTVSIFDVTCPEPTGITISGITSTTADISWTAAGSETNWEVVVQPLGTGVPTGPGVSTTNNPYTATGLAAVTDYEVYVRADCGANGFSNWVGAVNFLSACDVFTPDYLESFTTIIPNCWDEASDGDATTGPQGLGAGDWNQDGFLNNGFEGAYSINLWLAAKSDWILSPQFDLTGGPFQVDFDFGIMQFGSSDNAGTLGSDDTVQLLISTDNGGTWTSLVTFDNTSTVPATGTQVVFDLTAYSGQIVQFGILGSEGTVDDPEDNEIFVDNFRVRAIPSCQEPTGLTLANVTDTSADIGWTPGGAEASWEVAVQPQGTGVPTGAGLATTNNPYTATPLTPSTAYEVWVRADCGVDGLSSWIGPINFTTLNTPPPPPVGVTCASGSSSFIFTENFDQDPPAGWTGTGFDGSDGNWDITAAGANSFGTGPANAFDGGAGTHLEYEASGNSSTIASAISPAIDLTTALDGAELSFFFHAFGDDMGTLNVGISNDVAGPFTNVFTWIGDLQTSDAEAWVPVGINIDAYLGQVIYLEFSYGGAGTGFEGDMSIDFIRVESCGNFCIPPSGITVTNITGTTADIAWDANSGETSWEYVVVPAGTGEPTGAGTTVGTPSASITGLSFETDYEVWVRADCGSQFSIWAGPVNFTTTIQTNFDVDCAVGPVMGSVCYGNNDSEVFTYTSSDGSPLNLTFNAGEIEGAPFDFLVVFDSDGVTELYNDEGNNGDISGLTFQSTGDTISFQIQSDGSVSCASGSFCCSDGIDYTVACATCINPDATYQVVDDCANGDQFLVDVNVTSLGDATSLTISNNIDANTVSAPAVGVYQVGPFPFGVDVIITLSNDQDVNCVINSSAIQLLACPPVNDNPCSATVAGVNADDSCTIITSGSLLEATPSGVPDGSCAGNPDDDVWFEFTALNEFQIIQFINIDSTGFFENLDHAVYEGTCDGLVELYCSDANASLTPSLTVGSNYFIRVFSAGGDAVDYTFDLCIRPGTGNVSVDQTTYTVEELVIDVLIDSPCAQISNITWTTGTDFGQVNGIGYFEADAGSFPFEDGLLLSSGNAALAAGPNFNAMSDGTTAWPGDPDLAAIANVNTNNATIIEFDFVPLSDEISFDFLMASEEYDMGSFECNFSDAFAFLLTDSNNVTTNLAVLPGTTTPILVTNIHPDNGFCPAINEEYFGGYTPQDLPPMSFDGRTEVFTAFSPVNIGETYRIKLVIADATDSALDSGVFLKAGSFDIGEVELGADITVAAGTAACLGEQIILQTQAPSVEHVWFKDGFVIPGEITNSLVVTEAGTYTTQIIFSPSCIISDEIIVEFLPLPEANTPPDLVGCSIGADIAVFTLFDNDLPILGENQSPSDYTVTYHLTEQDAFDGVNPLVSPYTSVSDPQTIFAQVTNNTSGCINTTSFNLVLGTEPETTFTDDFDYEVCPNATVPIIIEATPVNYTTDEVAINWYLDGGLIAGENGLTLPVLLAGDYEIEVIFNDTGCSSITTQTVIELESCIIPQGISPNGDGMNDFFDLSSYGVTKLEIFNRYGTLVYSKTNYVDEWFGQTNDGEELPVGTYFYTMEYEGGKRRSAWVYIQRAN; encoded by the coding sequence ATGAAAAAATTTATCTTAATCATAGCACTAATTCTGAGTTGTTCTTGGGTTAATGCACAAATCACTTCCTATCCATATTTAGAAGATTTTGAATCAGGCGATGGTGGCTGGTTAGCCGACAACACAAATGGTGGCACTTGGGCTTTAGGCGCTCCGGCCGCTGGTGTAATTAACAGTGCGGATTCAGGGTCAAATGCCTGGGTAACGAATTTAACAGGGAACTATAATAACAATGATGATTCTTTTGTAGTAAGTCCTGTATTTGATTTAACGAGTTTAGCAGCACCATCAATAGAGCTGAGTGTATGGTGGAATTCAGAGTTTAGTTGGGATGGGATGGTTTTACAATCCTCGATAGATTCTGGAGCTAGTTGGCAAAATGTCGGTGCATTTGGCGATCCAAACAACTGGTATACCGACAATACTATAGCAGGTAATCCAGGAGGACAACAGGAAGGTTGGACAGGACGTGCTGGTTCAGGATCTGGTGGATGGGTTGTAGCTCGTCATGCATTGACAGGATTAGCAGGCGAGTCAAATGTTATTTTAAGAGTAGCCTTTGGTTCAGATGGTTCTGTACAAGATGAAGGGGTAGCTTTTGATACCGTTTCGATATTTGATGTTACATGTCCGGAGCCAACAGGTATAACAATTAGTGGTATTACATCAACTACGGCAGATATTAGTTGGACCGCAGCAGGATCAGAGACGAATTGGGAAGTTGTAGTACAGCCATTAGGGACGGGAGTTCCGACAGGTCCAGGTGTCTCGACGACTAACAATCCATATACAGCAACAGGCTTAGCGGCAGTAACAGATTATGAGGTTTATGTACGCGCAGATTGCGGAGCTAATGGCTTTAGTAACTGGGTAGGAGCAGTAAACTTTTTATCAGCATGTGATGTATTTACACCAGATTACTTAGAGAGTTTTACAACGATAATTCCAAACTGTTGGGATGAGGCTAGTGATGGAGATGCCACGACAGGTCCTCAAGGATTAGGTGCAGGAGATTGGAATCAGGACGGATTTTTAAATAACGGTTTTGAAGGAGCTTACTCTATAAATTTATGGTTGGCAGCAAAGAGTGATTGGATTTTATCACCACAATTTGATTTAACAGGTGGACCATTTCAGGTCGACTTTGATTTTGGGATCATGCAGTTTGGTAGTAGCGACAATGCAGGAACCTTAGGTTCAGATGATACGGTACAATTATTAATAAGCACAGATAACGGAGGGACATGGACAAGTTTAGTAACCTTTGATAATACCAGTACAGTACCGGCAACAGGGACACAGGTTGTTTTTGATTTAACGGCTTATTCAGGACAGATTGTACAGTTTGGTATTTTAGGTTCAGAGGGTACAGTTGATGATCCAGAGGATAACGAGATATTTGTAGACAATTTTAGAGTACGAGCTATTCCGTCATGTCAGGAGCCAACAGGATTAACATTGGCTAATGTTACGGATACATCGGCAGATATAGGCTGGACACCAGGAGGCGCAGAGGCTTCATGGGAAGTTGCAGTACAACCACAAGGCACAGGTGTTCCAACAGGAGCAGGTCTAGCCACAACCAACAATCCATATACAGCGACACCATTAACACCAAGTACAGCCTATGAGGTATGGGTACGTGCAGATTGTGGTGTAGATGGATTAAGTAGCTGGATAGGTCCTATAAACTTTACGACCTTAAATACCCCACCACCACCACCAGTGGGAGTGACGTGTGCTTCAGGCTCATCGTCATTTATTTTCACAGAGAATTTTGATCAGGATCCACCAGCAGGATGGACAGGTACGGGATTTGATGGTAGTGATGGTAATTGGGATATAACAGCAGCAGGAGCGAACTCATTTGGTACAGGTCCAGCAAACGCTTTTGATGGCGGTGCAGGGACACACTTAGAGTATGAGGCTTCCGGGAATTCATCAACAATTGCTTCGGCTATAAGTCCAGCGATTGATTTAACAACAGCTTTAGATGGTGCAGAGCTATCCTTTTTCTTCCATGCTTTTGGAGACGATATGGGAACTTTGAATGTTGGGATATCCAATGATGTAGCAGGACCGTTTACAAATGTATTCACATGGATAGGCGATTTACAGACTTCAGATGCAGAAGCTTGGGTTCCTGTAGGGATCAACATAGATGCTTATTTAGGTCAGGTTATCTATTTAGAGTTTAGTTATGGTGGAGCAGGAACAGGATTTGAAGGAGATATGTCTATTGACTTTATCCGTGTAGAGTCTTGTGGAAACTTCTGTATACCACCAAGTGGAATTACAGTGACCAATATAACAGGAACGACAGCTGATATTGCTTGGGATGCTAACAGTGGGGAGACCTCATGGGAATATGTTGTAGTTCCGGCAGGAACAGGAGAGCCAACAGGAGCAGGAACAACAGTAGGGACACCTTCAGCGAGTATAACAGGTTTAAGTTTTGAGACTGATTATGAAGTTTGGGTACGTGCAGATTGTGGTAGTCAATTCAGTATCTGGGCAGGTCCAGTAAACTTTACCACAACGATACAGACTAATTTTGATGTAGACTGTGCTGTAGGTCCAGTAATGGGCTCGGTATGTTATGGTAATAATGATTCTGAGGTATTTACCTATACGAGTTCAGATGGTTCACCACTTAATTTAACATTTAATGCTGGAGAGATAGAGGGTGCACCTTTTGATTTCTTAGTGGTGTTTGATTCTGATGGTGTTACTGAATTATATAATGACGAAGGTAACAATGGCGATATTTCAGGGTTAACCTTCCAATCTACAGGAGATACTATTTCATTCCAAATACAATCAGACGGATCGGTAAGTTGTGCATCAGGAAGTTTCTGTTGTTCTGATGGAATTGACTATACAGTAGCTTGTGCTACATGTATCAATCCAGATGCTACCTATCAAGTCGTAGATGATTGTGCTAATGGTGATCAATTTTTAGTAGATGTTAATGTCACAAGTTTAGGCGATGCTACATCACTTACAATCTCAAATAATATCGATGCAAATACGGTTTCAGCACCAGCAGTTGGTGTTTACCAAGTTGGACCATTCCCATTTGGAGTGGATGTAATTATTACTCTAAGCAATGATCAAGATGTCAATTGTGTGATTAATAGTAGTGCAATACAATTACTTGCTTGTCCACCGGTAAATGACAATCCGTGTAGTGCAACTGTTGCAGGCGTAAATGCTGATGATAGTTGTACGATTATAACATCGGGTAGTCTATTGGAAGCAACACCGTCAGGTGTGCCAGATGGTTCTTGTGCTGGTAATCCAGATGATGATGTATGGTTCGAGTTTACAGCATTAAATGAATTTCAGATTATTCAATTTATAAATATTGATAGTACTGGCTTCTTTGAAAATTTAGATCATGCTGTTTACGAAGGAACCTGTGATGGGTTAGTAGAATTATATTGTTCTGACGCAAATGCAAGTCTTACGCCATCATTAACCGTTGGAAGCAATTATTTTATAAGAGTATTTTCCGCCGGTGGTGATGCTGTAGATTATACATTTGATTTATGTATCAGACCTGGGACGGGAAATGTATCTGTAGATCAAACAACTTATACTGTAGAAGAATTAGTTATTGATGTTTTAATTGATAGCCCTTGTGCTCAAATTAGTAATATTACTTGGACTACTGGAACAGACTTTGGCCAAGTTAATGGTATTGGTTATTTTGAAGCAGATGCTGGAAGTTTCCCTTTTGAGGACGGATTACTTTTATCTTCAGGAAATGCAGCCTTGGCAGCAGGACCTAACTTCAATGCTATGAGTGATGGAACAACGGCTTGGCCTGGTGACCCAGATCTTGCCGCAATTGCAAATGTAAACACTAACAATGCAACTATTATTGAGTTTGATTTTGTGCCACTATCAGACGAAATCAGCTTTGATTTCTTAATGGCTTCAGAAGAGTATGATATGGGGAGTTTTGAATGTAATTTCTCTGATGCTTTCGCTTTCTTACTTACAGACAGTAATAATGTCACAACTAACTTGGCAGTATTACCAGGAACGACAACACCAATATTAGTTACTAATATTCATCCAGATAATGGGTTCTGTCCAGCGATAAATGAAGAATATTTTGGAGGTTATACACCTCAAGATCTTCCTCCAATGTCATTTGATGGCAGAACGGAGGTGTTTACGGCATTTTCTCCAGTAAATATTGGTGAGACATATCGCATTAAATTAGTGATTGCAGATGCTACAGACTCGGCTCTTGATTCTGGAGTATTCTTAAAGGCTGGTAGTTTTGATATCGGAGAAGTTGAGCTAGGTGCAGATATTACTGTAGCAGCAGGAACAGCAGCATGTCTTGGAGAACAAATAATACTACAAACTCAAGCACCATCGGTGGAACACGTATGGTTTAAAGATGGGTTTGTAATTCCAGGAGAAATAACCAATTCATTAGTAGTAACTGAAGCTGGAACTTATACGACACAAATCATCTTTTCACCGTCATGTATTATTTCTGATGAAATCATAGTAGAGTTTTTACCACTACCTGAAGCAAATACACCACCAGATTTAGTTGGATGTTCAATAGGTGCGGATATTGCAGTGTTTACTTTATTTGATAATGATTTACCAATATTAGGTGAGAATCAAAGTCCTTCAGATTATACTGTAACGTATCACTTAACAGAACAAGATGCTTTTGATGGTGTTAATCCACTAGTGAGTCCATATACAAGTGTATCTGACCCACAAACCATTTTTGCTCAGGTGACCAATAATACTTCTGGCTGTATTAATACCACGAGTTTTAATTTAGTTCTTGGAACAGAACCAGAAACAACCTTTACTGATGATTTTGACTATGAGGTATGTCCTAATGCAACAGTTCCAATTATTATTGAAGCTACACCAGTCAATTACACGACTGATGAAGTCGCAATTAATTGGTATTTAGATGGCGGATTAATTGCAGGAGAAAATGGTCTTACTTTACCTGTACTACTTGCGGGTGACTATGAGATTGAAGTGATCTTTAATGATACGGGATGTTCAAGTATTACAACTCAAACAGTTATTGAACTTGAAAGTTGTATCATTCCACAAGGAATCTCACCTAATGGCGATGGTATGAATGACTTCTTTGATTTAAGTAGTTATGGTGTGACCAAGCTGGAAATATTCAATAGATATGGTACTCTCGTGTATTCTAAAACAAATTATGTTGATGAATGGTTCGGTCAAACAAACGATGGTGAGGAATTACCTGTTGGAACTTACTTCTATACCATGGAATATGAAGGAGGCAAGCGCCGAAGTGCTTGGGTTTATATCCAAAGAGCGAATTAA
- a CDS encoding OmpA family protein encodes MKKLLTLFTIAALGSFSLIAQNKDTKKADKHFNRYEFVEAAEDYAKLVEDGKADTYVYSQLAESYYNIFNTQEAERWYAKALESSDNPETIFKYGQMLKANGKYEESNQQMAKFAKMRPSDDRAIAFNKNPDYLPKILEKGKKFNIQNLAFNSKYSDFGGTLQDGKLYITSARNTSRRTYGWNEEPFLDIYELTKNEDGTYQAATLVEDKVNTKYHEGVVSFSPDGNSMYFSRESFFEKEFEKDSITKIRYSLLHLFKATKTDGKWSNVEGFPMNSKNYSVKNPSVSADGKTLYFASDMPGGYGLFDIYKASINDDGSLGSPENLGQKVNTQGQEMFPYVSSNNTLYFSSNGHLGLGNLDVFYTKVIDGKMAPVRNVGIPINSNADDFAFHLDEETEEGYVSSNREGGLGSDDIYAIKKLQPLCDVLIAATVTDSKTRNPINAATVTMYDEEGNKVLSKVTNSDGTVEFIVECGKSSELEVTMDGFESRKVTVSGSEEEEVQVSIALDPIEEIIAADRIELNPIYFDFDKSNITAQAAFELDKLVQIMNKYPDLVVNAASHTDSRGSASYNERLSDRRAKTTVQYVVSKGIDKSRISGMGKGENEPKVNCGSNCTDEEHQLNRRSEFIIVSGGPQAQ; translated from the coding sequence ATGAAAAAATTATTAACACTTTTTACAATTGCAGCGTTGGGTAGTTTCAGCTTGATTGCTCAAAATAAAGACACTAAAAAAGCAGATAAACACTTTAATAGATATGAGTTTGTTGAAGCTGCAGAAGATTATGCAAAACTGGTTGAAGATGGTAAGGCAGATACTTACGTATATAGCCAATTAGCAGAATCCTACTATAATATTTTTAATACTCAAGAAGCAGAACGCTGGTATGCAAAAGCTTTGGAAAGTTCTGATAACCCAGAGACTATTTTTAAGTATGGACAAATGCTAAAAGCAAATGGGAAATATGAAGAGTCAAATCAACAAATGGCCAAGTTTGCAAAAATGCGTCCTAGTGATGATAGAGCAATAGCATTTAATAAAAATCCTGATTATTTGCCAAAAATTTTAGAAAAAGGAAAAAAATTCAATATCCAAAACTTAGCGTTTAACTCGAAGTATTCAGATTTTGGAGGAACACTTCAAGATGGTAAATTATACATTACTTCTGCTAGAAATACGTCTCGTAGAACTTATGGTTGGAATGAGGAACCATTTTTAGATATTTATGAACTCACTAAAAATGAAGATGGCACTTATCAGGCAGCTACATTGGTTGAAGATAAAGTAAACACAAAATATCATGAAGGTGTGGTATCCTTTTCTCCTGATGGAAATTCAATGTATTTCTCTAGAGAAAGCTTTTTTGAGAAAGAATTTGAAAAAGATTCTATTACAAAAATTAGATATAGTTTATTACATCTGTTTAAGGCAACAAAAACAGATGGTAAATGGAGTAATGTTGAGGGATTCCCAATGAATAGTAAAAATTATTCAGTGAAGAACCCTTCAGTAAGTGCAGATGGCAAAACCTTATATTTTGCATCAGATATGCCTGGAGGTTATGGGTTATTTGACATTTATAAAGCAAGTATTAATGACGATGGGTCGCTAGGATCACCAGAAAATTTAGGTCAAAAAGTAAATACACAAGGTCAAGAAATGTTTCCTTATGTAAGTAGTAACAACACCCTATATTTCTCTTCAAATGGACATCTTGGACTTGGAAATCTGGATGTCTTTTACACCAAGGTAATTGATGGTAAGATGGCTCCAGTAAGAAATGTTGGGATTCCTATTAATAGTAATGCCGATGATTTTGCATTTCATTTAGATGAAGAAACGGAAGAAGGGTATGTGTCGTCAAATAGAGAAGGTGGTTTAGGTAGTGATGATATTTATGCGATTAAAAAATTACAACCACTTTGTGATGTGTTAATTGCCGCCACTGTTACAGATTCTAAAACACGAAATCCTATAAATGCGGCTACGGTCACTATGTATGATGAAGAAGGTAATAAAGTTTTATCGAAAGTAACGAATTCGGATGGTACTGTTGAATTTATCGTTGAATGTGGGAAGTCTTCAGAATTAGAAGTAACCATGGACGGCTTTGAAAGCAGAAAGGTTACAGTGAGTGGCTCAGAAGAAGAAGAAGTTCAAGTGAGTATTGCTTTAGATCCAATCGAAGAAATAATTGCTGCAGATCGAATCGAATTAAATCCAATTTATTTTGATTTCGATAAATCTAATATTACAGCTCAGGCCGCTTTTGAATTAGATAAGTTAGTTCAAATTATGAATAAGTATCCTGATTTAGTTGTAAATGCAGCATCGCATACAGATAGCAGAGGCTCTGCTTCATACAATGAGCGCTTGTCTGATAGAAGAGCAAAAACTACCGTACAATATGTGGTTTCTAAGGGAATTGATAAATCAAGGATCTCAGGAATGGGTAAAGGCGAAAATGAACCTAAAGTTAATTGCGGCTCTAACTGTACAGATGAAGAGCATCAGCTAAATAGAAGATCAGAATTTATTATCGTTAGTGGAGGTCCACAAGCACAATAA
- a CDS encoding type IX secretion system membrane protein PorP/SprF, which produces MKKFYIIIVLLIATQVYGQQDPQYTQYMYNMNVINPAYAGSKENLSFGLLYRSQWAGIDGAPQTGTFFGHLPVGDKVGIGLSIISDEVGPIKETNAYADFSYTLKLGGEHKLAFGIKAGATFHDIGLAGIDLIDPNDPFFQNINTTTPNIGAGFFYYTDKYYFAASLPNILNSVHLDANGNKLGSEEAHYFITGGYVFDLSPKTKLKPSFLVKSAFGAPTSFDANLNALFFDKLELGASYRLDDSFSGLINFAITPSLRIGYAYDAVTSDIKAYAPASHEFMLLFDLNFPKKVSRSPRFF; this is translated from the coding sequence ATGAAAAAATTTTATATCATTATTGTGTTGCTCATTGCCACACAAGTGTATGGACAGCAAGATCCACAATATACACAGTACATGTATAATATGAATGTCATCAACCCAGCTTATGCAGGCTCAAAAGAGAACCTTTCGTTTGGACTTCTTTACCGCTCGCAGTGGGCAGGAATTGATGGAGCACCGCAAACCGGAACATTTTTTGGGCATTTACCTGTTGGTGATAAAGTAGGAATAGGCCTATCTATCATCTCAGATGAAGTCGGACCAATCAAAGAAACTAATGCTTATGCGGATTTCTCATATACGCTTAAATTGGGAGGAGAACATAAACTAGCTTTTGGTATAAAGGCAGGAGCAACGTTTCATGATATTGGCTTAGCAGGAATAGATCTTATCGATCCAAATGATCCGTTTTTTCAAAATATTAATACAACCACACCAAATATTGGTGCTGGATTCTTTTATTATACGGACAAGTATTACTTCGCTGCATCATTACCAAATATTTTGAACTCTGTTCATTTGGATGCGAATGGAAATAAGCTTGGTTCCGAAGAAGCACATTATTTTATAACTGGTGGTTATGTATTTGATTTATCACCAAAGACAAAGCTGAAGCCTTCATTTTTAGTAAAATCTGCGTTTGGAGCACCAACATCGTTTGATGCCAACCTTAATGCATTATTCTTCGATAAACTTGAACTAGGTGCTTCATATAGATTAGATGATTCATTTTCTGGTTTAATTAATTTTGCAATAACACCATCACTTCGTATAGGTTATGCTTACGATGCCGTAACGTCTGATATTAAGGCTTATGCGCCTGCATCACATGAATTTATGTTGTTATTTGATTTAAACTTTCCGAAGAAAGTTTCACGTTCACCAAGATTTTTCTAA